A single window of Rickettsiella endosymbiont of Dermanyssus gallinae DNA harbors:
- a CDS encoding Rpn family recombination-promoting nuclease/putative transposase, which yields MTITIHQPFDKLFKISLTEKKVAISYLKARVPAEIYKRININTLELTDKSFILPKFRQIHSDIVYRCQFDNKEGYIFFLLEAESTANEELMAFRLLQYSIAAMDQHIRQGHKKLPIVLPICLYHGIESPYPHPLDVYQCFDTPDLAKQVAFMPFTLLDLTVLSDDELAKDGLAFLMEMLLKHSRTRNFLTILKQRREAIKGILKQLNKESRRFMVKYVINETQDENEPDAVEQLVQILTTDLPEDKEIIMTFAQQLKQEGFEKGVNSVTRIMQSKGFDESTIEEILKLSKEELEQEKV from the coding sequence ATGACCATTACGATCCACCAACCTTTTGATAAGCTCTTTAAAATATCTCTCACAGAAAAGAAAGTAGCTATTTCCTATCTTAAAGCACGAGTACCAGCCGAAATCTATAAGCGTATTAATATAAATACATTAGAACTAACGGATAAGAGTTTTATTTTACCTAAGTTTCGTCAAATTCATTCAGATATTGTGTATCGCTGTCAATTTGATAACAAAGAAGGATATATTTTCTTTCTGTTAGAGGCAGAATCAACCGCCAATGAAGAATTAATGGCATTTAGGTTATTGCAATATAGTATTGCGGCTATGGATCAACATATTCGCCAAGGCCACAAAAAATTACCGATTGTCTTACCGATTTGCCTTTATCATGGTATAGAGTCGCCTTACCCACATCCCCTCGATGTCTATCAGTGCTTCGATACCCCTGATCTTGCTAAACAAGTTGCTTTTATGCCCTTTACGTTACTTGACCTAACGGTTCTTTCAGATGATGAGCTTGCTAAAGACGGCCTCGCTTTTTTAATGGAAATGCTTCTAAAGCATTCTCGGACAAGGAATTTTTTGACTATTCTTAAACAGAGACGCGAAGCTATTAAAGGGATATTAAAGCAGTTAAATAAAGAATCTCGTCGGTTTATGGTAAAATATGTAATAAATGAGACCCAGGATGAGAATGAGCCTGATGCCGTTGAGCAGCTTGTTCAAATTCTCACTACTGATCTACCAGAGGATAAAGAAATTATCATGACATTCGCACAACAACTAAAACAGGAAGGCTTTGAGAAAGGTGTAAATTCTGTTACAAGAATTATGCAGTCCAAAGGGTTTGATGAAAGTACTATTGAAGAAATTCTGAAGCTTTCTAAAGAAGAGCTAGAACAAGAAAAGGTGTAA
- a CDS encoding PhzF family phenazine biosynthesis protein, with protein sequence MKIKIINVFSYNHQGGNPCAIVDNAIALSEEAMQKKATELNLPETVFIIPDKNQYLLRFFATKGELPLCCHGTLGAVFYLFKSNVNQRPTIKTYKDNIKIDVKYENDLVSMSIANKGKVLNTPIDPSVISTMLNIEKEFLAKDLPCTAASIGSPKLFVPFINRAALFDMKPDLDLVSQWCKDNAINGLYAYSNDVENPNFDYVGRNLNPLFSHQEDIATGTAAAALCQMLCKSRGQSEGTFTIEQGANLGSPSQIYVSISKKSIEIKGQAYFSS encoded by the coding sequence ATGAAGATTAAGATTATTAACGTATTTTCTTATAATCATCAAGGTGGAAACCCCTGTGCCATAGTCGATAATGCTATCGCGCTTAGTGAAGAAGCCATGCAGAAGAAGGCAACTGAGTTAAATCTGCCTGAAACAGTTTTTATCATCCCTGATAAAAATCAGTACTTGTTACGGTTTTTTGCAACAAAAGGCGAACTTCCTCTGTGCTGCCACGGTACGCTTGGTGCGGTCTTTTATCTATTTAAATCCAATGTTAACCAACGTCCAACTATAAAGACCTATAAAGATAATATCAAAATTGATGTTAAATATGAGAACGATTTGGTCTCCATGTCTATTGCCAATAAGGGAAAAGTATTAAATACCCCTATAGACCCTTCTGTCATCAGTACGATGTTGAATATCGAAAAAGAATTTCTAGCAAAAGATTTGCCCTGTACCGCCGCTTCTATAGGAAGTCCTAAGTTATTCGTCCCGTTTATTAATAGGGCAGCTTTATTTGATATGAAGCCCGATTTAGACTTAGTTTCTCAATGGTGTAAAGATAACGCCATTAATGGTCTTTATGCTTACTCTAACGATGTAGAAAACCCTAACTTTGATTACGTAGGGCGGAATTTAAATCCCTTATTTAGCCACCAAGAAGATATTGCAACAGGCACGGCCGCGGCGGCACTATGCCAAATGCTATGCAAAAGCCGCGGTCAATCAGAGGGTACTTTTACCATAGAGCAGGGTGCTAATTTAGGAAGCCCCAGTCAAATCTATGTTTCTATCTCAAAGAAAAGCATAGAGATTAAGGGGCAAGCTTATTTTTCAAGTTGA
- a CDS encoding response regulator — MRKIARRLFSFKQKERIQKKDSFPKYSILLAEDNLLVLRAIKNLLEQQGYRVKAVEDGVQALSYLKSYTYKWALLDLVLPETDGIDLVQNYRDWEKETNKSYLPVFALTGYPFKSMERICKEAGIDFLFEKPFKIDDLKVIEDLIKALEKTKK; from the coding sequence ATGAGAAAAATCGCTCGTCGTCTATTCTCTTTCAAACAAAAAGAACGCATACAAAAAAAGGATTCTTTTCCAAAATACTCAATCCTGTTAGCTGAAGATAATCTACTGGTTCTACGTGCTATAAAAAACTTACTTGAACAGCAAGGTTATCGTGTTAAAGCAGTTGAAGATGGTGTTCAAGCACTCAGTTATTTGAAAAGTTATACGTACAAATGGGCGTTATTAGATCTCGTTTTGCCCGAAACAGATGGAATCGATCTTGTACAAAATTATCGTGACTGGGAAAAAGAAACGAACAAATCCTACCTTCCTGTCTTTGCTTTAACAGGCTACCCCTTTAAGTCGATGGAACGCATTTGTAAAGAAGCCGGAATAGACTTTCTTTTTGAAAAGCCTTTTAAAATTGATGACCTTAAAGTCATTGAAGATCTTATAAAAGCTCTAGAAAAAACTAAAAAGTAG
- a CDS encoding GNAT family N-acetyltransferase: MKKQCPQAVETKRLLGLIPSLNDLDDYYCMMQNKQFVDCYGVAFNKEELYKRVISDINHWQQYGFGMWLWRDKENKDFVGRAGLKYFLLDNKNEVELGYAIRPEYWGKSIAVEMSLMAIELAFNRLSLPELICFTSFQNYQSLRVMQKLGFGYEKDFVYLDIPHKLHRLSTVNLVL; the protein is encoded by the coding sequence ATGAAAAAACAATGTCCACAGGCTGTAGAAACCAAACGATTACTTGGTTTAATACCTAGTCTTAACGATTTAGATGACTATTACTGCATGATGCAAAATAAGCAATTTGTTGATTGCTATGGTGTAGCGTTTAATAAAGAAGAACTTTATAAGCGAGTCATTTCAGATATCAATCACTGGCAACAATATGGTTTTGGCATGTGGCTATGGCGTGATAAAGAAAATAAAGATTTCGTTGGTCGAGCAGGGTTAAAATATTTCCTATTGGATAATAAGAATGAAGTTGAATTGGGTTATGCCATAAGACCTGAATATTGGGGAAAAAGTATAGCTGTGGAGATGTCTTTAATGGCTATTGAGTTAGCATTTAATAGACTTTCTTTACCAGAACTTATTTGTTTTACGAGCTTTCAAAATTACCAATCATTGCGTGTTATGCAGAAACTAGGATTTGGCTATGAAAAAGATTTTGTCTATTTGGATATCCCCCATAAATTACACCGTTTAAGTACTGTGAATTTAGTGCTTTAA
- a CDS encoding IS256 family transposase has translation MKQEQEINIAPELISELAKSIKSEKDISALSKQLLKLTVERAMDAELEEHLGYEKHAIEGKNTGNSRNGYSPKRLKGDFGEVEINTPRDRNSTFEPRLIRKGQTRLTEFDEQILALYARGMTTRDIAATFKEMYGAEVSHSLISKVTEAVMDEVTVWQNRPLETVYPIVYLDCIVIKCHQDKRVINKSIYLALGINCEGQKELLGLWIAETEGAKFWLSVLTELNHRGVKDIFIACVDGLSGFPEAINAVFPKTKVQLCIVHLIRYSLRYVPHKDMKAVVADLKLIYRAISIEQAEEALLMFSEKWDKKYPAISRTWHKNWSNMVTLFDYPDDIRKIIYTTNAIESLNSVIRKSINNRKIFPNDQSALKVVYLAVQKASQKWTMALHDWRAAMNRFAIEFEGRFS, from the coding sequence ATGAAACAAGAACAAGAAATAAATATAGCTCCCGAATTAATCAGTGAATTGGCTAAATCCATAAAGAGTGAAAAAGATATATCTGCGCTGAGCAAGCAGCTATTAAAGCTCACGGTAGAACGAGCCATGGATGCAGAGCTAGAGGAGCATCTAGGCTACGAAAAGCACGCGATAGAAGGCAAGAATACGGGAAATAGCCGCAATGGTTATTCACCGAAGCGATTAAAGGGTGATTTTGGCGAAGTTGAGATTAACACGCCTAGGGATCGAAATAGTACGTTTGAACCTCGACTTATACGCAAAGGACAAACGCGCTTGACGGAGTTTGATGAACAGATTTTAGCGCTGTATGCCCGAGGGATGACTACCCGTGATATAGCGGCGACGTTCAAAGAAATGTACGGTGCGGAGGTATCGCACAGCTTGATTTCTAAAGTGACTGAAGCCGTGATGGATGAGGTGACGGTGTGGCAGAATCGCCCCTTAGAAACGGTATATCCTATCGTGTATTTAGATTGTATCGTTATTAAATGCCATCAAGATAAACGTGTGATCAATAAATCCATCTATTTGGCTTTGGGCATTAATTGTGAAGGACAAAAGGAATTACTCGGCTTGTGGATAGCTGAAACCGAGGGTGCAAAATTTTGGCTATCTGTATTAACCGAATTAAATCATCGTGGGGTAAAGGATATTTTTATTGCTTGCGTGGATGGACTAAGCGGGTTTCCAGAGGCAATAAACGCGGTATTCCCAAAAACGAAGGTTCAGCTCTGCATTGTGCATCTTATTCGTTATTCCTTACGCTACGTACCGCATAAGGACATGAAAGCCGTGGTAGCGGATCTTAAGCTTATTTACCGTGCTATTTCTATAGAGCAAGCCGAAGAAGCGCTTCTGATGTTCAGTGAAAAATGGGATAAAAAATATCCCGCCATTAGCCGTACCTGGCATAAAAACTGGAGTAATATGGTGACCTTATTCGATTATCCTGACGACATACGAAAAATTATTTATACCACCAATGCCATTGAATCACTCAATAGTGTGATTAGAAAATCAATTAATAATCGTAAAATCTTTCCTAATGACCAATCGGCATTAAAAGTAGTATATTTAGCGGTACAGAAGGCATCACAAAAGTGGACGATGGCTTTACATGATTGGAGAGCCGCTATGAATCGATTCGCTATCGAATTCGAGGGTAGGTTCTCCTGA
- a CDS encoding FAD-dependent monooxygenase: protein MVECDVLIVGAGPVGLTLAIILKKFNISYKIIDKAYTWSSKSKAMTITSRTLELLNTIGIAENIIKEGIPSYYLNYFYNKYKLGQAKFSRLDSKYNFILQISQSITTKILNDQLENLDTTVERGLELTSFERNDRWITCYIYNNRSDIHSNIRTNYLIACDGGHSAIRKSDGMIFHGEEDDETFLMADIPIKNLPLAFDQRHLFYLMHSFLYIMPITYNGNNFIYRIITTEKNKTEYTNNSVLELFKKHLCNLHYSNIEFGDPIWISTFNPKQYVVNSFYRNKVIYVGDAAHIQSPIGSQGLNTGIQDAFNLGWKLSFVLQNGWSQSILNSYNAERKAVANKLFDYNNFISKVVFGHKPIKRFFSILSKATLGIDFYNLKEVEIISQYRVNYNKVNRSPIIGSRMPNFKLDDERSIYDVLCPTKFNLILFDNKNISNYTKTNSLINLILIEKKWNKLKNEFFLKALAYLIRPDCYIMDVLNSEIDIKKLISSEEFFNLYVHKRLG from the coding sequence ATGGTTGAGTGTGATGTATTGATCGTAGGTGCAGGTCCTGTAGGACTGACACTAGCAATAATTTTAAAGAAATTTAATATTTCTTATAAAATCATTGATAAAGCGTATACCTGGTCAAGCAAAAGTAAGGCTATGACAATCACGTCACGCACATTAGAGCTTTTAAATACAATTGGTATAGCTGAAAATATAATAAAAGAGGGTATACCGTCTTATTACCTCAATTATTTTTATAATAAATATAAACTTGGCCAAGCCAAGTTCAGTCGTCTTGATAGTAAGTATAATTTTATATTACAAATTTCACAATCTATAACTACTAAAATACTTAATGATCAACTTGAAAATTTAGATACTACAGTAGAACGTGGGTTAGAACTCACCTCGTTTGAACGTAATGATAGATGGATAACGTGTTACATTTACAATAATCGCAGCGATATTCACAGTAATATTAGGACAAATTATTTAATTGCTTGCGACGGTGGACACAGTGCTATTAGAAAGTCTGATGGGATGATTTTTCATGGCGAAGAAGATGATGAAACATTTCTTATGGCGGATATTCCTATAAAAAATTTACCTTTAGCTTTTGATCAGCGGCATCTATTTTATTTAATGCATTCTTTCCTTTACATTATGCCTATTACGTATAATGGGAATAATTTTATTTATAGAATCATTACTACAGAAAAAAATAAAACTGAATATACGAATAATTCTGTACTTGAACTGTTTAAAAAACACCTATGTAATTTACATTATTCTAATATAGAGTTTGGGGATCCCATATGGATATCTACTTTTAATCCAAAGCAATACGTTGTAAATAGTTTTTATAGAAACAAGGTAATTTATGTAGGAGATGCCGCTCATATTCAAAGTCCTATTGGATCACAAGGCCTTAATACCGGAATACAGGATGCATTTAACCTTGGCTGGAAACTTTCTTTTGTTCTTCAGAATGGATGGAGTCAATCTATCCTTAATAGCTATAATGCGGAAAGGAAGGCAGTTGCTAATAAGTTATTTGACTACAATAATTTTATAAGCAAAGTTGTTTTTGGGCATAAGCCTATTAAACGATTTTTTTCTATATTATCCAAGGCCACATTAGGAATAGATTTTTATAATTTAAAAGAAGTGGAAATAATTTCGCAATATAGAGTTAATTATAACAAGGTAAACAGGTCACCCATAATTGGGAGTAGAATGCCAAATTTTAAGCTAGATGATGAAAGATCAATATACGACGTTCTTTGTCCTACTAAATTTAATCTAATCCTCTTCGATAATAAAAATATCTCTAATTACACTAAAACTAATTCGCTAATAAATTTAATTCTAATAGAAAAAAAATGGAATAAATTAAAAAACGAGTTTTTTTTAAAAGCATTGGCGTACTTAATTCGGCCTGATTGCTATATTATGGATGTATTAAACTCCGAAATTGATATAAAGAAATTAATTTCATCAGAAGAGTTTTTTAATCTCTATGTCCATAAAAGATTAGGTTAG
- a CDS encoding FAD-dependent monooxygenase translates to MEKQYTALIVGAGPVGLVTAHLLEKFNIKSLVIDKKHTAYTYPRAIGIDDETLRILRNVCLEDEEIKNLCNKPKIEYFTPSGYKQFIPNETYRPFEYPILSTFYQPELEKILRGKLYASKFVTFISSCEILNFIKKDDYYLINVFYLGKVVQIKANYILGCDGAKSSVRRLCGIQFEELGTGEDWVVIDLYDSQKIRDNIKNIAKNGIYKFPCVTINFPPKMRRFEVKIPTAINFVDKNSDNLIQLLLEDFIKDENPHIIRSRIYKRNFCLAENLSVDNVYLLGDAAHLIPPYGGQGMCSGIRDSYNLCWKLASVIQKKSSPKLLATYNDERSAAIKETMQFIHNLTKDIAETKDSEPINCHYYRKIKPLPRALASMNSGVFSSGSWLPSIFISKNNEINRLDDLLIGKWSILFNKDHFVKFKSFLLQSSINLNSIDIDLSTISNLENLVNQSLYEHNVVSLIKSGLALIIRPDLFIFRVIEHENELSLDNNIYYG, encoded by the coding sequence ATGGAAAAACAATATACTGCATTAATCGTTGGGGCCGGACCAGTTGGTTTAGTTACTGCTCACTTATTAGAGAAATTTAATATTAAGAGTTTAGTAATTGATAAAAAACACACGGCTTACACTTATCCTAGAGCTATTGGTATTGATGATGAAACTTTACGTATTTTAAGAAACGTATGTCTTGAAGATGAAGAGATAAAAAACTTATGTAATAAACCAAAAATTGAATATTTTACGCCAAGTGGTTATAAGCAGTTCATACCAAACGAGACTTATCGTCCTTTTGAATACCCTATTTTATCAACATTCTATCAACCAGAATTAGAAAAGATTTTACGGGGCAAATTGTATGCTTCAAAATTTGTAACATTTATTTCTTCATGTGAGATCCTTAACTTTATAAAAAAAGACGATTATTATTTAATAAACGTCTTTTATCTTGGAAAAGTCGTTCAAATAAAAGCCAATTATATTCTTGGATGTGACGGCGCTAAAAGTTCTGTACGTAGATTGTGCGGAATACAGTTTGAAGAGTTAGGTACTGGTGAAGATTGGGTTGTCATTGACCTTTATGATAGCCAAAAAATTAGGGATAACATAAAAAACATTGCAAAAAATGGAATTTATAAGTTTCCTTGCGTCACAATTAATTTTCCACCAAAAATGCGTCGTTTTGAAGTTAAAATACCTACTGCAATTAATTTTGTGGATAAAAACAGCGATAACCTTATACAGTTACTTTTGGAAGATTTTATAAAAGACGAGAATCCTCATATCATACGTTCAAGAATATACAAGCGAAATTTTTGTTTGGCAGAAAACCTTTCTGTAGATAATGTTTACTTGCTTGGTGATGCAGCGCATTTGATCCCACCATATGGCGGGCAAGGAATGTGTTCTGGAATCAGGGATTCATATAATTTATGTTGGAAATTAGCAAGCGTTATTCAAAAGAAATCCTCTCCTAAGCTTCTAGCCACATATAATGATGAACGTTCTGCAGCTATTAAAGAAACAATGCAGTTTATCCATAATTTAACTAAAGATATAGCAGAAACAAAAGATTCAGAGCCAATTAATTGTCATTACTATAGAAAAATAAAACCTCTACCTAGGGCTTTAGCTTCTATGAATAGTGGGGTATTTTCAAGCGGCTCTTGGCTCCCTTCTATTTTCATTTCAAAAAACAATGAAATAAATAGATTAGATGACCTATTAATCGGTAAATGGAGTATCTTATTTAATAAGGATCACTTTGTTAAGTTTAAATCGTTTTTATTGCAATCTAGTATAAATTTAAACTCAATAGATATTGATTTATCAACAATTAGTAATTTAGAAAATTTAGTAAATCAAAGCCTTTATGAACATAATGTAGTTAGTTTAATTAAATCTGGGCTTGCTTTAATTATACGCCCTGATTTATTTATTTTTAGAGTTATTGAACACGAAAATGAGTTGTCATTAGATAATAATATTTATTATGGTTGA
- a CDS encoding zinc-binding dehydrogenase: protein MKVMLLKQYNIDPTKALALVDYPMPQPSEEEVLVEIYAASINPIDARIRSGYGKAIFSEKTPLPIILGRDFSGVIIKVGANVEEYREGDSVFGVVSPFRVAGMKQGSHAKYVCVPISEIIKKPNNIDYIQAASLPYVALTTYSALISQAGMHYNDYKGKKVFVSAGAGGIGSYAIQFLKAMGAYIVTSCSSKNIEYVCKLGADEVIDYEKESAITINDCDIAYDLLGKSNIEPMLSCLKKTSPDSSIISGIKVLLDNGLAQLESADTTWTVPSYKKILKDFDIELAKLLPYSAKYISIVGPMMPLTDSKGLHAGMQQFVSDTLKYKAFQASEFGRYFNYSFFEPNAEGLRLLVEHIESGKIDPCVSQIFSLTQAPEAHRAIETGHTRGKIVFDMSLVNKDNSTEEIESMHCMKH from the coding sequence ATGAAAGTAATGCTTCTTAAACAATATAATATCGATCCAACTAAAGCATTAGCATTAGTAGATTATCCGATGCCTCAACCGAGCGAAGAAGAAGTGCTTGTTGAAATTTATGCGGCATCGATAAATCCAATTGATGCTCGAATAAGATCGGGATATGGTAAAGCGATTTTTTCAGAAAAGACCCCATTACCTATTATATTAGGGAGAGATTTTTCAGGCGTTATTATTAAAGTTGGAGCTAATGTAGAAGAATATAGGGAGGGCGATAGCGTTTTTGGTGTAGTGAGTCCCTTTAGAGTGGCAGGAATGAAGCAGGGGAGTCATGCGAAATATGTCTGTGTGCCTATTTCTGAAATCATAAAAAAGCCTAATAACATCGATTATATTCAGGCTGCTTCTTTGCCTTATGTTGCCCTGACAACCTATAGTGCCTTAATCAGCCAAGCCGGTATGCATTATAACGATTATAAGGGGAAAAAAGTTTTTGTTTCTGCGGGTGCTGGAGGTATAGGAAGTTATGCCATTCAGTTTTTAAAGGCAATGGGTGCATACATTGTTACTAGTTGCAGCAGTAAAAATATTGAATATGTTTGCAAGCTTGGTGCTGATGAAGTTATAGATTATGAGAAGGAGAGTGCGATTACGATAAATGATTGTGATATTGCCTATGATTTACTTGGAAAGTCTAATATAGAACCGATGTTATCTTGCTTAAAAAAAACTTCTCCAGATTCTTCGATTATCTCTGGTATTAAAGTGTTATTAGATAATGGGCTAGCGCAACTTGAATCTGCTGATACAACTTGGACCGTTCCTAGCTATAAAAAAATACTTAAGGATTTTGATATTGAATTAGCTAAACTATTACCTTATTCAGCAAAATACATTTCTATTGTTGGACCGATGATGCCGCTTACTGATTCAAAAGGATTACATGCAGGTATGCAGCAATTTGTTTCTGACACATTAAAATATAAAGCTTTCCAGGCGAGTGAGTTTGGAAGATATTTCAATTATTCATTTTTTGAACCTAACGCTGAAGGATTACGTTTATTGGTTGAGCATATAGAATCTGGAAAAATTGATCCATGTGTTTCTCAAATTTTTTCTCTTACTCAAGCACCTGAAGCACATAGGGCGATAGAGACGGGGCATACCAGAGGAAAAATTGTATTTGATATGAGCTTAGTAAATAAAGATAATTCTACTGAAGAAATAGAAAGTATGCACTGTATGAAACATTGA